One window from the genome of Flexibacter flexilis DSM 6793 encodes:
- a CDS encoding OmpA family protein, whose amino-acid sequence MALAALLGSCASPAQKYAKKGDKSFKKGEYAKAVEYYQQALAKNGNAGYLNNQIAESYWQSNKVADAEPFYKAAIDAGVKADSVLFHYGYALKSKGKYEEAKNAFSQYAQNGTKPALVERAKREVANYGKVEEILRKQPVYAVQNVDSLNTSAAEYGPSLQNGELYFTSSRGASKMYAGTGTGFTDIYKLKFDGLGKNSGTVTPLDKAINDPSVHDASATISRDGKTMVFARSNDGSKKGLREVNLFVSRYKDGKWTDAEPLTEINKPDAWTSSPAFSPDGKSLYFASNREGGKGGVDLYRAQLDANGRWSKITNLGDQINTSGDELFPYVSEDGKLYFSSDGLPGLGNLDVFVATRDKDKKTTVENLGAPINSTGDDFGITFRSPLDGYFSSNREGGKGDDDIYAFSDIKSIVKNVSFVLAGTAVEKNDKGEEVVVSNAKVALTDNDGKTLAEVTTGADGKFSFPLDRSRNYNLLTEKPEYFTKRDAITTIGKQPAQEELRRDTTVTLDAKVLMDKIKVDKEIVLNNIYYDFNKADIRDDAKPELDVLVQLLKDNPNVSIELSSHTDDRGDHKFNQNLSQKRAESAVAYIVSNGVEATRITAKGYGETHPLIENAATEEDYQKNRRTEFKVTKVAKAAETPATPAPTTPPAEEKK is encoded by the coding sequence TTGGCTTTAGCTGCTCTGTTGGGTAGCTGTGCCTCGCCAGCTCAGAAATACGCGAAAAAAGGTGATAAGTCATTCAAAAAAGGCGAATACGCAAAAGCCGTTGAATACTATCAACAAGCACTCGCCAAAAATGGCAATGCTGGTTATTTGAACAATCAGATTGCCGAAAGCTACTGGCAATCAAATAAAGTGGCTGATGCTGAACCATTTTACAAAGCAGCTATTGACGCTGGCGTAAAAGCGGATTCAGTGCTTTTCCACTACGGTTATGCCCTCAAATCGAAAGGCAAATACGAGGAAGCGAAAAACGCATTTAGCCAATACGCCCAAAATGGTACAAAACCAGCTTTGGTAGAAAGAGCAAAACGCGAAGTAGCCAACTACGGAAAAGTAGAAGAAATTTTGCGCAAGCAGCCTGTTTACGCTGTACAAAACGTGGATAGCCTTAACACTTCTGCTGCAGAATATGGCCCATCACTCCAAAACGGTGAATTGTATTTTACCTCATCACGTGGCGCAAGCAAAATGTATGCTGGCACAGGAACAGGTTTTACAGATATTTATAAATTAAAATTTGATGGCTTAGGCAAAAACAGCGGAACTGTTACGCCATTAGACAAAGCGATCAACGACCCAAGCGTACACGACGCAAGTGCCACTATCTCACGCGACGGCAAAACAATGGTGTTTGCTCGTAGTAATGATGGTAGTAAAAAAGGTTTGCGCGAAGTAAACTTGTTCGTTTCGCGTTACAAAGACGGCAAATGGACAGATGCTGAGCCTTTGACAGAAATCAACAAGCCAGATGCTTGGACTTCGTCCCCAGCTTTCTCACCAGATGGCAAATCGCTTTACTTCGCTTCTAACCGCGAAGGCGGTAAAGGTGGCGTGGATTTGTACCGCGCACAATTGGATGCTAATGGCCGTTGGTCGAAAATCACAAACTTAGGCGACCAAATCAATACTTCGGGTGACGAATTGTTCCCGTATGTATCGGAAGATGGTAAACTATATTTCTCTTCAGACGGATTGCCAGGTTTGGGTAATTTGGACGTTTTCGTAGCGACGCGCGACAAAGACAAGAAAACAACGGTAGAAAACTTAGGTGCACCTATCAACTCTACTGGCGACGATTTCGGTATTACATTCCGCAGCCCATTGGATGGTTATTTCTCTTCTAATCGTGAAGGCGGCAAAGGCGATGACGATATTTACGCATTCTCTGATATTAAATCTATCGTGAAAAATGTAAGTTTCGTATTGGCTGGTACTGCCGTAGAGAAAAACGATAAAGGCGAAGAAGTAGTCGTTTCGAATGCTAAAGTAGCTCTTACAGACAACGACGGCAAAACATTGGCTGAAGTTACAACTGGCGCAGATGGCAAATTCTCTTTCCCATTAGACCGCTCACGTAACTATAACCTTCTTACTGAGAAGCCAGAGTATTTTACTAAACGTGATGCAATCACTACTATTGGTAAACAACCTGCTCAAGAAGAATTGCGCCGCGATACGACCGTTACACTTGACGCAAAAGTGTTGATGGACAAAATCAAAGTGGATAAAGAAATCGTGTTGAATAACATTTATTACGATTTCAACAAAGCAGATATTCGTGACGATGCCAAACCAGAACTTGACGTGTTGGTACAGTTGTTGAAAGACAATCCGAACGTAAGTATCGAGTTGAGCTCACACACCGATGACCGTGGTGACCACAAATTCAACCAAAACTTGTCGCAAAAACGTGCTGAATCGGCGGTGGCTTACATCGTTTCTAATGGCGTAGAAGCTACACGTATTACAGCTAAAGGTTATGGTGAAACTCACCCTCTTATCGAAAATGCTGCTACAGAAGAAGATTATCAGAAAAACCGTCGTACAGAGTTTAAAGTAACAAAGGTTGCAAAAGCAGCAGAAACACCTGCTACTCCTGCTCCAACGACACCACCAGCAGAAGAGAAAAAATAA